The following are encoded together in the Pedobacter steynii genome:
- a CDS encoding cystathionine gamma-synthase family protein → MTNKKGFTTTILHSDRLLKPEFGAIHQPVHNAVTWGYDDVQGLVDVFQNKTKGYAYSRQGNPTTTALENKVTQMEQGIATVSFSTGMAAISSTILALMKSSDHIIASSYLFGNTRSVMQTYIDMGLEISFVDSTDAEQIKNAYRENTKMVFVETIANPATQVSDLEAIGDFCEEKKLIYMVDNTMTSPYLFRPVVVKASLVINSLTKYIGGHGNALGGSVTDTGLFNWLGFPNIAPIIREQIRPEMQGITQIRKRGLRDGGGTLSPEAAHSISVGSETIALRLERACSNALVLAGFLDQHPMISKVYYPGLKNHPQHELATSLFHRYGGLMSFTLVDGIDCLKFLNELKLVIKSSNLGDTRTLAIPVAQTIFFELGKEKRDEMGIPDSMIRLSVGIEDIDDLIGDFSTAFSAFN, encoded by the coding sequence ATGACTAATAAAAAAGGATTTACAACAACCATTCTTCATTCAGACCGTCTTTTGAAGCCCGAATTCGGAGCCATACACCAGCCAGTTCACAATGCCGTAACCTGGGGCTACGATGATGTACAGGGCCTGGTAGATGTTTTTCAGAATAAAACTAAAGGATATGCTTACTCTCGTCAGGGAAATCCAACTACCACTGCGCTTGAAAACAAAGTAACGCAGATGGAACAAGGAATCGCTACGGTTTCTTTTTCAACGGGTATGGCTGCTATTTCTTCTACGATACTCGCTTTAATGAAGTCTTCTGATCATATCATCGCCAGTTCTTACCTTTTTGGAAATACCAGAAGCGTGATGCAGACGTACATAGATATGGGACTTGAGATTTCTTTTGTAGATTCAACTGATGCAGAGCAGATCAAAAATGCTTATCGTGAAAATACGAAAATGGTTTTTGTGGAAACCATTGCAAACCCCGCCACTCAGGTGTCAGATCTGGAAGCAATAGGTGATTTCTGCGAAGAAAAGAAACTGATATATATGGTGGATAATACCATGACTTCTCCTTATTTATTTCGTCCGGTTGTGGTAAAAGCAAGTCTGGTGATCAATTCCTTAACTAAATATATCGGTGGTCATGGCAACGCCTTAGGTGGAAGTGTAACTGATACTGGCTTATTTAACTGGCTGGGATTCCCTAATATTGCACCAATTATAAGAGAACAAATTCGTCCGGAAATGCAGGGCATCACTCAAATCAGAAAAAGAGGTTTGAGAGACGGAGGTGGTACACTTTCTCCGGAAGCAGCTCATAGTATTTCTGTTGGGTCGGAAACCATCGCGCTGAGATTGGAACGTGCCTGTAGTAATGCCTTGGTATTGGCCGGTTTCCTTGACCAACACCCTATGATCAGCAAGGTTTATTATCCAGGATTGAAAAACCATCCACAACATGAACTCGCTACAAGCCTGTTTCACCGTTACGGTGGCTTAATGAGCTTTACACTGGTAGATGGAATAGATTGTCTGAAATTTCTGAATGAACTTAAGTTGGTGATAAAATCCAGTAACCTTGGGGATACACGTACACTGGCTATTCCGGTTGCGCAGACCATCTTCTTTGAATTGGGTAAAGAAAAGCGCGATGAGATGGGAATACCTGATTCGATGATCCGGTTGTCAGTTGGTATTGAAGATATCGATGACCTTATCGGGGATTTCAGCACAGCATTTTCTGCGTTTAATTAA
- a CDS encoding acyl-CoA thioesterase has protein sequence MKKILANTRKVRFQDCDPFNHLNNAKYLDYFINAREDQLLEDYGLDVFGLMDTQKLGWVISSHQIGYLRPAAAMESIRIETQLISFDSRALVVEMRMYDEQQTRLKALCWTRFNHFDIARQKPVEHSEELIQLFSQVLLPVEQQNFEERRAHINQQKKEAK, from the coding sequence ATGAAAAAAATATTAGCTAACACCAGAAAGGTAAGGTTTCAGGATTGTGATCCTTTTAATCACCTGAACAACGCAAAGTACCTGGATTACTTCATCAATGCGAGAGAAGATCAATTGCTTGAGGATTATGGACTTGATGTATTTGGTTTGATGGATACTCAGAAACTGGGCTGGGTGATCTCTTCTCATCAGATCGGATATCTGCGCCCTGCTGCGGCGATGGAAAGTATAAGGATCGAAACACAGCTTATTTCCTTTGATTCCAGAGCTTTGGTCGTTGAAATGCGGATGTATGATGAACAGCAAACCAGGCTCAAAGCCTTATGCTGGACCAGGTTCAATCATTTTGATATTGCCCGCCAAAAACCAGTGGAACATTCCGAAGAACTGATTCAATTGTTCAGCCAGGTTCTCCTTCCGGTTGAGCAGCAGAATTTTGAAGAAAGACGTGCACATATCAATCAGCAAAAAAAGGAAGCTAAATAA
- a CDS encoding TetR/AcrR family transcriptional regulator: MQRDSTLTHSLILEKVAPIFNKKGYSGTALSDLTQATGLTKGALYFHFRNKQDLAIQAFRLNVKKVINPLAEKMMAQDSAVEKLEVLIAFYREYYGLIVEEGGCPILNMATDANNNNPELFEAVKKIILKLEGGLIELIELGIDQGEIKKDTDAVAFGKNIYSMIEGSVFMSVTHRDPSYVANIMDLIAKLLKEKMNH; the protein is encoded by the coding sequence GTGCAAAGAGATTCTACATTGACCCATTCCCTTATACTCGAAAAAGTGGCCCCGATATTCAATAAAAAGGGATATTCAGGGACTGCATTGAGCGACCTTACCCAGGCAACCGGACTGACTAAAGGTGCGCTCTATTTTCATTTCAGGAATAAACAGGATCTTGCGATTCAGGCCTTCAGGCTAAATGTCAAAAAGGTAATAAATCCACTTGCAGAGAAAATGATGGCTCAGGATAGTGCTGTCGAAAAATTGGAAGTATTGATTGCTTTCTACCGGGAGTATTATGGTTTGATCGTTGAAGAGGGAGGCTGCCCAATCCTGAATATGGCCACAGATGCAAATAACAATAACCCTGAATTGTTCGAGGCCGTAAAAAAGATCATTCTGAAATTGGAAGGCGGTCTTATTGAATTAATTGAGCTGGGAATAGATCAGGGAGAAATCAAAAAGGATACTGATGCTGTTGCATTTGGAAAGAACATCTACTCAATGATAGAGGGTAGCGTGTTCATGTCTGTTACTCATAGAGATCCTTCGTATGTGGCGAATATTATGGATCTGATCGCGAAGCTTTTGAAAGAAAAAATGAACCATTAA
- the abc-f gene encoding ribosomal protection-like ABC-F family protein — MIILQDITYIHPNRDLLFADLNLVINKHDKIALIGNNGVGKSSLLNIMAGNLPISKGLVKTESKPYYVPQIFGQFNDYTIAQALQIGEKLKALREILNGQVTDENMALLDDDWAIEERCQEAFAHWKLEGLELDQKMENLSGGQKTRVFLAGIRIHRPEIVLLDEPSNHLDAWSRKLLYDDIVSSRKTFVIVSHDRTLLNLLNVVFELGKHGITIYGGNYDFYAEQKKLEDETLNQALKSKEKAFRKAKEVEKESLERQQKLDARGKKKQEKAGVPTIFMNTLRNNAEKSTSRIKDVHTEKTAAISKELGQLRQNLPDIDKMKMDFDQSALHKGKTLVEANEINFGYGTMCLWKHGLTFQIKSAERMAIKGRNGSGKTTLIKMILGQVQPKAGKIERYSGVKSIYVDQDYSLIDPSLKVYEQAQQFNSGALQEHEIKIRLNRFLFTKEDWDKPCRALSGGERMRLMLCSLTIGNQAPDLIILDEPTNNLDIQNIEILTAAVNEYKGTLIVVSHDEYFLKQIGVDQAIIIS; from the coding sequence ATGATTATTCTTCAAGATATTACCTATATACATCCCAACAGAGATTTATTGTTTGCTGACTTAAACCTTGTCATCAACAAACACGATAAAATAGCCTTAATAGGCAATAACGGTGTTGGAAAATCCAGCCTTCTGAACATTATGGCAGGAAATTTACCAATATCAAAAGGATTGGTGAAAACCGAATCGAAACCCTATTATGTGCCTCAGATTTTTGGTCAGTTTAATGATTATACCATTGCCCAGGCCTTGCAGATCGGGGAGAAGCTAAAAGCACTAAGAGAAATTCTAAATGGTCAGGTAACTGATGAAAACATGGCGTTGCTTGATGACGATTGGGCAATTGAGGAGCGTTGTCAGGAAGCCTTTGCGCATTGGAAATTAGAAGGACTGGAACTGGATCAGAAAATGGAGAACCTGAGCGGCGGACAAAAAACCAGGGTTTTCCTTGCCGGAATCCGTATCCACCGGCCGGAAATTGTTCTTCTGGATGAACCTAGTAATCATTTAGATGCCTGGAGCAGAAAGCTGCTTTATGATGATATTGTGTCGAGCAGAAAAACATTCGTGATCGTAAGCCACGATAGGACTTTATTAAACTTGTTAAATGTTGTTTTTGAACTTGGAAAACATGGTATTACCATTTATGGTGGCAATTATGATTTCTATGCAGAGCAGAAAAAACTAGAAGACGAAACCTTGAACCAGGCACTAAAAAGCAAAGAAAAGGCCTTTCGCAAAGCAAAAGAGGTAGAGAAGGAATCTTTGGAAAGACAGCAAAAGTTAGATGCGCGCGGAAAGAAAAAACAGGAAAAAGCAGGTGTGCCCACCATTTTCATGAACACGCTTAGAAACAATGCAGAGAAAAGTACCTCAAGGATAAAGGATGTTCATACGGAAAAGACGGCTGCAATCTCAAAGGAGCTCGGTCAGCTGAGGCAAAACCTACCAGATATCGATAAAATGAAAATGGATTTTGACCAATCAGCCCTCCATAAAGGGAAAACGTTGGTAGAGGCAAATGAAATTAATTTTGGCTATGGTACAATGTGTTTATGGAAACATGGACTGACTTTTCAAATTAAGAGTGCCGAGCGGATGGCGATTAAAGGACGAAATGGCTCGGGAAAAACCACATTGATCAAAATGATTTTAGGACAGGTTCAGCCAAAAGCCGGAAAAATAGAGCGATATTCTGGTGTTAAGAGCATTTATGTGGATCAGGACTATTCCTTAATTGATCCTTCCCTAAAAGTTTATGAACAGGCGCAGCAATTTAATTCTGGCGCTTTGCAGGAACATGAAATAAAGATCCGCCTAAACCGGTTTTTGTTTACAAAAGAAGACTGGGATAAGCCTTGTCGGGCGCTGAGTGGGGGAGAGAGAATGCGGTTGATGCTATGTTCTTTAACAATTGGAAATCAGGCTCCGGATCTGATTATTTTGGATGAACCAACAAATAACCTGGACATTCAGAACATAGAAATTTTAACTGCAGCGGTTAATGAGTATAAGGGGACTTTAATCGTAGTCTCTCATGACGAATATTTTTTGAAACAGATCGGTGTTGATCAGGCAATCATAATAAGTTAG
- a CDS encoding VOC family protein encodes MKLGAFSISLSVKDINASKSFYENLGFRVFAGSLEQNYLIMKNGNALVGLFQGMFENNILTFNPGWDENAANLPSFDDVRTIQKQLKDKGVSIMGEADESSSGPASFMVTDPDGNTILFDQHI; translated from the coding sequence ATGAAACTAGGCGCATTTTCAATCAGTCTGAGTGTTAAAGACATTAACGCTTCGAAATCATTCTACGAAAATCTTGGCTTTAGGGTGTTTGCAGGATCACTGGAGCAGAATTACCTCATTATGAAAAATGGAAATGCTTTGGTTGGCCTGTTTCAGGGAATGTTTGAAAATAATATACTGACCTTCAATCCGGGATGGGATGAAAATGCAGCAAATCTTCCATCATTTGATGATGTCAGGACTATCCAGAAACAGCTGAAAGATAAAGGGGTTAGCATTATGGGAGAGGCTGATGAAAGTTCTTCCGGGCCGGCAAGTTTTATGGTAACTGATCCGGATGGAAACACGATTCTGTTTGATCAACACATTTAG
- the nudK gene encoding GDP-mannose pyrophosphatase NudK, whose product MQKSRINILQTEVLSDNWYTLRKVTYEYLKKDGTWQTQNREAYDRGNGATILLYNKTLKTVILTRQFRLPTYLNGNETGMLIETCAGLLDKDNVEDCIRRETEEETGYKISDVKKIFEAYMSPGSVTEILYFFIAEYSKSMKVADGGGVAHEQEEIEVLEMHIDKAMELIGSGEIKDGKTIMLLQHIKLAGIL is encoded by the coding sequence ATGCAGAAGAGTAGAATTAATATCCTTCAAACCGAGGTATTGTCCGACAATTGGTATACCTTAAGAAAAGTCACTTACGAATACCTAAAAAAGGACGGTACTTGGCAGACTCAAAACAGAGAGGCCTACGATAGGGGGAATGGCGCTACGATCTTGCTGTATAATAAAACATTAAAAACAGTGATCCTAACCAGGCAGTTTAGGCTGCCTACTTATCTCAATGGCAATGAGACCGGAATGCTGATCGAAACCTGTGCAGGACTTTTGGATAAAGACAATGTTGAAGATTGTATAAGAAGAGAAACTGAAGAGGAAACAGGTTATAAGATATCTGATGTAAAAAAGATTTTTGAAGCGTATATGTCGCCCGGTTCTGTTACAGAAATTCTTTATTTCTTTATCGCTGAATATTCCAAATCTATGAAAGTAGCAGATGGAGGAGGAGTCGCTCATGAACAGGAGGAAATTGAGGTGCTGGAAATGCACATCGACAAGGCGATGGAATTGATTGGTAGCGGGGAAATAAAAGATGGAAAGACGATTATGCTGTTGCAACATATTAAGCTGGCCGGTATTCTATAA
- a CDS encoding DUF4406 domain-containing protein encodes MLILIAGPYRSGTNDDPILMQQNLGRLEAAALPLFRLGHIPMIGEWVALPLLELAGSTQPGDEAYEEILYPVAHRLLQKCDAVLRLEGASKGADEDVRIALERGLKVYYNINEVPHAEE; translated from the coding sequence ATGTTAATACTTATTGCAGGTCCATATCGTAGCGGGACCAATGACGATCCCATATTGATGCAACAAAACTTAGGCAGATTAGAAGCAGCTGCGCTTCCGCTATTCAGGCTGGGTCATATTCCGATGATCGGAGAGTGGGTTGCATTGCCATTATTGGAGCTTGCAGGATCCACGCAACCTGGAGATGAGGCTTATGAAGAAATTTTATATCCGGTAGCACATCGTCTGCTGCAAAAATGTGACGCTGTGCTTCGTCTTGAAGGCGCTTCGAAAGGCGCGGATGAAGACGTGCGAATCGCCCTGGAAAGAGGCTTGAAAGTGTATTATAATATCAATGAGGTACCACATGCAGAAGAGTAG
- a CDS encoding Crp/Fnr family transcriptional regulator — MPELILKNISKHITLTSEEEVYFLALLKPKQVSKKDFILKEGQVCKEINFVESGTLRAFYLDKMGKESTIMFAVAEWWVTDMFCFVNEQAAMLNIEAIEDSRMLQLQKEDLDQLYIKVPKFERFFRIIMQNAYIREQLRVIQELSLSAEERYHNFLIKYPKVAQQVKQKQIASYLGITPEFLSMIRGNKTKKKIIS, encoded by the coding sequence ATGCCTGAACTTATTTTAAAAAATATCAGCAAACATATTACCCTGACTTCTGAAGAGGAAGTATATTTTCTTGCGCTCTTAAAACCAAAACAGGTTTCAAAAAAAGATTTTATTCTTAAAGAGGGACAAGTCTGTAAAGAGATTAATTTTGTAGAATCAGGTACATTAAGAGCCTTTTATCTGGATAAAATGGGGAAGGAATCCACTATTATGTTTGCTGTTGCAGAATGGTGGGTAACCGATATGTTTTGCTTTGTAAATGAACAGGCTGCAATGTTGAATATTGAGGCCATAGAGGATAGTCGTATGCTACAACTTCAGAAAGAAGACTTAGATCAGCTCTATATAAAAGTGCCTAAATTTGAAAGATTTTTCAGGATCATCATGCAAAATGCATATATCAGAGAACAGCTTAGGGTAATTCAGGAGCTTTCTCTTTCTGCGGAAGAACGCTATCATAATTTTTTAATTAAATATCCGAAAGTCGCCCAGCAAGTCAAACAAAAACAAATTGCTTCTTACCTGGGCATTACCCCTGAATTCCTAAGCATGATTCGGGGTAATAAAACCAAAAAGAAAATAATTTCTTAA
- a CDS encoding SDR family NAD(P)-dependent oxidoreductase, whose amino-acid sequence MLLQNKTAIIYGASPSLGGTIARSFAAAGANVFVTHKRLEVAQKVADEINTLGGFSEAAEVDALEAEAIIKHLTAVKLTTGHIDIIFNLIGWNDTQDIPLTEMDLSDFERPVHIALRTQFLTATAAGRIMMEQGSGIILSLTATPGGIGYANVGGFGPACCAVESFSRNLAAELGPHGVRAVNIRSAGSPDSRPFKEALKNPGEEVSNFFQKMKDDTMLKQLPMMEDISNTAVFLASDLAGKITGVTIDVTAGTTTALNYKVTKIPFV is encoded by the coding sequence ATGTTACTTCAAAACAAAACAGCCATTATATATGGCGCAAGTCCTTCTCTTGGAGGAACTATTGCCAGATCCTTTGCTGCTGCCGGAGCAAACGTATTTGTCACACATAAAAGATTGGAAGTCGCACAAAAAGTTGCTGACGAAATCAATACCCTCGGAGGTTTCTCCGAAGCAGCCGAAGTAGATGCCCTTGAAGCGGAGGCGATTATTAAGCACCTGACAGCGGTAAAGCTAACGACAGGTCACATTGATATCATTTTCAATCTTATCGGTTGGAATGACACTCAGGACATTCCTCTGACTGAGATGGATCTGTCTGACTTTGAGCGTCCGGTTCATATCGCCCTGCGCACCCAATTTCTCACCGCTACCGCAGCCGGGAGAATTATGATGGAACAGGGCTCAGGTATAATCTTATCACTTACTGCTACTCCTGGCGGCATTGGTTACGCAAATGTGGGCGGCTTTGGTCCGGCATGTTGTGCCGTAGAAAGTTTTTCAAGAAACCTGGCAGCGGAGCTGGGCCCTCATGGGGTACGTGCCGTCAATATCCGATCTGCGGGTTCGCCAGATTCCAGACCTTTTAAAGAAGCATTGAAAAATCCGGGCGAAGAGGTCAGCAATTTCTTTCAAAAGATGAAAGACGACACCATGTTAAAGCAGTTACCAATGATGGAGGACATTTCAAACACAGCGGTATTTCTGGCATCAGATCTGGCTGGAAAAATTACCGGCGTAACCATAGATGTAACTGCTGGAACAACTACCGCTTTAAACTATAAAGTGACCAAAATCCCCTTTGTATGA
- a CDS encoding YciI family protein, protein MKEFLLIFRLNNDSNVKPSPEQIQERMNWLAGIAAQNKLADKGNTLSTLNAKTVKADNVVTDGPYAEIKEFISGYIIVKTDTIEEAVEFAKGNPIFKMGGNIEVREVL, encoded by the coding sequence ATGAAAGAATTCTTATTAATTTTCAGATTGAACAACGATTCAAATGTGAAACCTTCGCCTGAGCAGATACAGGAAAGGATGAATTGGCTGGCAGGCATTGCCGCTCAGAACAAACTGGCCGACAAAGGAAACACCTTATCTACCCTCAATGCAAAAACAGTAAAGGCAGACAATGTAGTTACTGATGGTCCCTATGCAGAAATCAAAGAATTTATCAGTGGATATATTATCGTAAAAACTGATACGATTGAAGAAGCCGTAGAATTTGCAAAAGGTAACCCAATCTTTAAGATGGGTGGCAATATTGAAGTAAGAGAAGTACTGTAA
- a CDS encoding RNA polymerase sigma factor: protein MAAIGDQELIPKLFKLEYAKMTAVLCRHFGLKNVEIAEDISSETFLKATEVWAVNGIPENPTAWLYTVAKNKAKDYLKRHAIFETQIKEAIRQEELEPESDLGFNPQGISDSQLAMIFAVCNPGNSTEAQICLALQILCGFSVEEISDAFLSNKETIKKRLFRARNILRKDNFQIKQLQQSSISSRLDTVLRTLYLLFNEGYFSKSNNLLIRKELCSEAMRLCHMLTTHNWTNTTDANALLALMCFQSSRLDARSNDMGESILYEQQDKSLWSQELIDKGNYYLVNACSGTEISKYHLEAGIAYWHTTPTDQHKWKHILQLYNQLILIEYSPMTALNRTFAFAKVYGYEKGIKEAEKLNLTESSHYHSLLAYLFSGTDPDKAVDHYHKAIALTKSLTEMKTLRREMEKLFRKK, encoded by the coding sequence ATGGCTGCAATTGGAGATCAGGAGCTTATCCCAAAGCTGTTCAAGTTAGAATATGCTAAAATGACGGCCGTATTGTGCCGTCATTTCGGACTGAAAAACGTGGAAATAGCCGAAGATATCAGCAGTGAAACATTTCTAAAAGCCACAGAAGTATGGGCTGTAAATGGCATTCCTGAAAACCCAACTGCATGGCTTTATACTGTGGCAAAGAACAAGGCCAAAGATTACCTGAAAAGGCACGCGATTTTTGAAACGCAGATTAAGGAAGCAATCAGGCAGGAAGAGTTGGAACCAGAATCCGACTTAGGCTTTAATCCACAGGGTATTTCCGATAGTCAGCTGGCTATGATCTTCGCTGTTTGCAATCCTGGCAATTCTACGGAGGCCCAAATCTGCCTGGCACTTCAAATCCTCTGTGGCTTTAGTGTAGAAGAAATCTCAGATGCCTTTCTCAGCAATAAAGAAACCATTAAGAAACGCTTGTTCCGGGCCAGAAATATCCTCAGAAAAGATAACTTTCAGATTAAACAGCTCCAGCAAAGCAGTATTTCCAGCAGACTTGATACCGTTTTGAGAACCTTATACCTCTTATTTAATGAGGGGTATTTTTCTAAATCGAACAACCTGCTTATTCGAAAAGAACTTTGCTCAGAGGCCATGAGGCTCTGTCATATGCTCACAACGCATAACTGGACAAATACAACCGACGCGAATGCACTTCTTGCGCTGATGTGCTTTCAGAGTTCGAGGCTCGATGCCAGATCAAATGATATGGGGGAAAGCATTTTGTATGAACAGCAGGATAAGAGCCTTTGGAGTCAGGAACTCATAGACAAAGGGAATTATTATCTTGTCAATGCTTGTTCAGGGACGGAAATTTCAAAATACCATTTGGAAGCAGGGATTGCTTATTGGCATACTACTCCCACAGACCAGCATAAGTGGAAACATATTTTGCAATTGTATAACCAGCTGATCCTGATTGAATACTCCCCTATGACTGCATTGAACAGAACCTTTGCTTTTGCAAAAGTTTATGGATACGAAAAGGGCATAAAGGAAGCTGAAAAGCTAAATCTGACAGAAAGCAGCCATTACCATTCTCTACTCGCTTACTTATTTTCCGGCACAGATCCGGATAAGGCAGTTGACCACTACCACAAAGCAATTGCCTTGACAAAATCACTCACAGAAATGAAAACTCTTAGAAGAGAAATGGAAAAGCTCTTCAGAAAAAAATAA
- a CDS encoding NADH:flavin oxidoreductase, translating into MNTESLFRPFRLKSLHTRNRFVMSPMTRSCSPAGVPTADVANYYRKRAEGEVGLIISEGTVINRPSSSNEPNVPDFYKDQSLAGWQKVIDGVIHAGGQMAPQLWHVGIQENHHSGWLPSVPFEGPSGIGNGKAMTDADIADTIAAFGRSAAHAKQMGFNSVEVQAAHGYLVDQFFWPNTNTRNDFFGGKTLAERSRFAVEIAKEIRKQVGDDFAVMMRLSQWRFSDFYSKLANSPQELESWLNPLADAGVDIFHCSTRRFWEPEFEGSDLNLAGWAKKITGKTTITVGSVGLDNDVTTIFAGQKSMPVSIDELVRRMDNNEFDLVAVGRSILADPYWVQKVKENRMHEFQGFSKEALETLV; encoded by the coding sequence ATGAATACTGAAAGTTTGTTCAGGCCATTTCGCCTGAAATCCCTACATACCAGGAATCGTTTTGTCATGTCTCCTATGACGAGGTCATGTTCACCCGCTGGAGTCCCTACAGCCGATGTTGCCAATTATTACAGAAAAAGGGCCGAAGGAGAAGTTGGCCTGATCATTTCAGAAGGTACCGTCATCAATCGACCTTCTTCTTCAAATGAACCTAATGTTCCGGATTTTTATAAAGACCAGTCGCTAGCCGGCTGGCAGAAAGTAATAGATGGTGTAATCCATGCCGGCGGACAAATGGCACCCCAGCTATGGCATGTTGGAATTCAGGAAAATCACCATTCGGGATGGCTGCCCTCTGTCCCATTTGAAGGACCATCAGGAATCGGGAATGGAAAAGCTATGACTGATGCTGATATTGCAGATACTATTGCTGCTTTTGGCCGTTCCGCAGCTCATGCCAAACAAATGGGTTTTAATAGTGTAGAAGTACAGGCTGCCCATGGATACCTTGTAGATCAGTTTTTCTGGCCAAACACCAATACAAGGAACGATTTTTTTGGTGGTAAAACTTTAGCCGAACGTAGCCGCTTCGCAGTAGAAATAGCCAAAGAAATCCGCAAACAAGTGGGAGATGATTTCGCGGTAATGATGCGCTTATCACAATGGAGGTTTAGCGATTTCTACAGCAAGCTGGCGAACAGTCCGCAGGAGCTGGAATCCTGGTTAAATCCTCTGGCAGATGCAGGGGTAGATATTTTTCATTGTTCTACACGACGTTTTTGGGAACCAGAGTTTGAAGGCTCAGACCTTAACCTTGCAGGATGGGCAAAAAAAATAACTGGAAAAACGACCATTACCGTCGGTTCTGTAGGTTTAGACAATGACGTAACCACCATATTTGCAGGTCAGAAATCAATGCCGGTCTCTATTGATGAACTGGTTCGGAGAATGGACAATAATGAATTCGATCTGGTTGCAGTTGGCCGGTCTATTTTAGCTGACCCCTATTGGGTCCAAAAAGTAAAAGAAAACCGGATGCATGAATTTCAGGGTTTCAGTAAAGAGGCACTTGAAACATTGGTTTAA
- a CDS encoding START domain-containing protein, whose product MPKVVFITLLLTARFIFVFGQQNWKLSVEKDGIKIYTSALQGSRIKAVKAECRIKATNSQVVALLMDVASAKDWVYHTKSCSLIKKVSASELFYYSEISLPWPLQNRDFVAHLTVSQNRDTKVVTIDGPAVRGHVPEKEGIVRIMDSKGKWVISPSGTDHVSIEYTIHVDPGGTLPPWLINMFASEGPLRIIKNLGLQVQKPAYKKAVLAYILN is encoded by the coding sequence ATGCCTAAAGTAGTATTCATCACCTTACTGTTAACAGCCAGATTCATTTTTGTCTTTGGACAGCAGAATTGGAAACTCTCCGTGGAAAAGGATGGAATAAAGATTTATACGAGTGCTTTACAAGGGTCGAGGATCAAAGCGGTAAAAGCAGAATGCAGGATCAAGGCTACAAATTCACAGGTTGTGGCCCTGTTGATGGATGTTGCATCAGCAAAAGACTGGGTTTATCATACAAAATCATGTTCATTGATAAAAAAAGTTTCCGCTTCCGAACTGTTTTATTACTCGGAGATCAGTTTGCCCTGGCCTCTGCAAAATAGAGATTTCGTGGCGCACCTGACCGTTAGTCAAAACCGGGATACGAAAGTAGTCACTATTGATGGGCCAGCGGTAAGGGGGCATGTACCTGAAAAAGAAGGTATCGTAAGGATCATGGATTCCAAGGGAAAATGGGTAATCAGCCCATCCGGTACAGACCATGTCAGCATTGAATATACCATCCACGTAGATCCGGGGGGAACCTTACCACCCTGGCTCATCAATATGTTTGCATCCGAGGGACCGCTAAGGATCATTAAAAACCTCGGATTACAGGTGCAAAAGCCTGCATATAAAAAGGCAGTTTTGGCTTATATCTTAAATTAG